In Methylomonas sp. MK1, the genomic stretch CCGGGTGCCCAATCGACATAAATGTAATCGTCGTTTGGCCAGGGCTGTTTGGGATCGGTGGTCAACAGCACCAATGTTTCGTCGAACAAATGTTCGATTTGCAGGCCAGGGCTGTGCTGGGGGGTGTACATCAAGCCGATGTCCAATGCGCCTTCCACCAAACTGCGCATCAAGTCTTCTTCAAAACCGATATCGCTGCGGATGGAAATATCCGGCATAGCCTGTCTTATCGCGCCTATCCATTCCGGCAACAAGGTTTCGCACAAGGCAATCCGCGCCCCAATGCTGATGCTGCCGCGAAACCGGCTGGGCAGGCCAATGTCGTGCCGGGCTTGTTCCAGTGTTAATAGTAAGGATTTGGCATGCCGCAAAAAACGCCGGCCCGGCAAGGTCAAGGTGGCGCCGGAGCGATTACGGACAAACAACGTGACGCCCAAATAGGCTTCCAGGCGCTGGATCCGGGTGCTGACGGTGGATTGCGTCACGTACAAGCGATTGGCGGCTTCCAAAAAACTGCCGTTAGCTGCGACGCTTAAAAAGGTTCTGATTTGATCGATGTCCATGGTTTTAATATTGCATTTGTCGATATTAAAGTCCAATAAATATCGCTTGTCTTATATCAAAACGGTTTTTATAGTGCCAGCTTAGTAATGTATCGATTCGATGGCATTCACTGGCGCGGAGGAACTCATGAAAACGTCAAAATGTTCGTTTACCTGGCTATTTGCCGACCACAAAAAAGTCCTGATGGGATTGGCTTTGCCATGGCTGTTGGTGGCATGTACGGCGCCGAGTATTAAGCCGGCCGCGTCACAAATCGACCGATTGCACAGTTTTTTGATTGTGCCGGTGCAAGCGCCGCCACTGGAAGTGATACCCGATTTGATCGAGCGGCGCGATCCGGCTTATCGACATTTCGAAAACATGGCCTTGGGTTTTGCACTGCCCACGGAGCTTTATCAAATCCCTGGCGGCATCCAAATTGCGGGCATGGTCAGCGACACTCATACGGCGGATGTGGATTCGATGACCAAGGCAGCGCCAACAGCCGCGGGCGGTTCGGCGAGTGCCGATTTGCTTTGGACACCGGCCAAGGCCGCTGCGCAGAAATTGCGCGGTTTACTGTCTGCGGAAAATCGCAAAGGGGAATTGAGCCGCGAGTATTACCCGTTGCCAACGGTGGGCGACGCCAGTTTGCAACATTGGCATCAGGCGATTCAGGCCTGGTACGGTCAGAACACCACGCCAGTCGATTATGTGGCGATGGGCCGCTACGATGCGGTGATAGAGGTGGGTATCGGCCTGTATCGAATCTTCGAGGGACAAACGTCTTTGCAGCTAATGATCAAGCTCATCGATCCGGTGTCGCGCAACGTTATCGCCCGCACGCTTTCGGAGAGTTTTAAGGTTGACGAACAGGCGCTCGCCTCCCTGGATAACGATGGCGCAGCGTTTAAGCAATTGATTGGCGATATGGCGGTCCCGCTGTTGCGGCAAAGTTTGGGCGACATCGGTCTGCGCATGCCGTCTCAAGCCGATGAATCTTAGCGTGCTGACTGGGCCAATAAGCGGATGAGTGTGGTCTATCAAAAACGCCTGCGCGGCTGGCGTTTTACGCTATTTAATCTGTGTCTGGGTTTCGGGCATGCGCTGGTGATCCTCAATGCCGGCGCTTATATCGCCATGCTGCCCAGAGTAGCCGGCGGCTTGGGCGTGCCGCCCAGTTTTGCGACCTGGACCCAGACGGACTACATGATAGCGCTGGCGCTGGCGTTTCCGGTGGGCGGCTGGTTGGCGCGGCGCTTCGGCGAATACCGGCCCTTCGTCGCGGCCTTCATGGCTTTTACCGTGGCTTCTTTCATCTGCGCCTATTGCACTGGTTTTTATAGCTATCTGGCCGGGCGCATTGTGCTGGGATTTGCCGGCGGTTTGACGCTGCCCTTGGGGCAGGCCTTGTTGCTCAAGGAATATCCCGATAAACGTAAATCGCTCGGCATCGGCGTCTGGAGCATATTCACGTTGACGCCGTTCACCTTCGGCCCGCCCCTGGGCGGCTGGATAGCGGATAATCTGGGTTGGCGCTGGCTGTTTTGGCTCAACATCCCAGCGGCATTGGCGATTGCCGGCATCGTCGGCGCGCTGCTATATCGGCGCGGTCACCGGCGGTCCTGGCAGCGCTTCGATAGCGTCGGATTTCTGTTGTTGGTGATGCTGGTGTTTGCCTTGCAGACGCTGTTGAATCAAGGCAACGATTGGGACTGGACCCATTCGGCCTATATCAATGGCTTAATCGCGTTGATAGGCGCCACGCTGATTTACTGGGTAGTGTGGGAATTGAACGTGCGCCGGCCATTTCTGGATATTCGCCTATTCGCCCAGCGCAATTTCGCCATCGGCGTATTCATTTTATTTACCGGTTTTCTGTGTTTTCAAGGCTTGCTGTCTTTGTTAATTGTACAGTTACAACTGGCTTTCGGTTACTCGTCCTGGGAAGCCGGTTTGGTATTTCTGCCGATGGCCATCTTGGCCAAACCGATGGCCAGCGTCTTTCACGAGATCGTCAAACGCTGCGATGCTCGGCTGTTAGCGAGCGCGAATTTGCTGGGGTTTGCCGCCACCTATTTCTGGTTGAGCCGCTTCGACGATCCGGACGCGTTTGCGCAATTGTTCTGGCCGAAATTACTGGAAGGCGCCTGCCTGGGCAGCTTTTTCGTTCCGATGACCGCTTTACTGCTTCACGGCCTGCCAGCCGAGCGGCAATGGCGGGCGCTGGAACTGGCCAATCTGTTGCGGATAGCCGCCGGGGCGATCGGCATAGCCGTGCAAGGCATCGTGCTGTACCGGCGGGTGCCGCAGCATCTGACGCGCTTTGCCGAAAATCATGGCGCGTTTGAACTGGCTGATCATCCCGCGCTGGCTGCACTGAATTCGTTGGGGTTCGCCGAGACGGCGGCTTTGGCCAAATATGCCAAGCTAGCCGGCCGCGATGCGGTACTGCATGGCATGAACGATGCCTTTTGGTTGGCAGGTTGCCTGTTTGTCGGCATGGCGGCGCTGGTCTGGTTTGCGCACCCGACTCGCACGCCGGTGAAAGTTAGTGTCGAGCAGGCGTTGCGCCGGGAAACTCAGGAATTGCTGGCGGAGGAAGCCTGATGTCTGCCCGCCGACTGATTGCGTTAACCTTGGCGGCGAGCTTTTCAGCAGGCTGCGCCCGGTTCGGCGATGAAGAAACTCCGCGCGCCAGCCTATTACCAATGCCCGAAATGACAAACACCGTCGCTGTCGCCCGCGGTAGTTTCCCAAGCAGCGATGTCTGGCCGGCGCAGGATTGGTGGACGCGCTTCGCCAGCCCGGAATTGCAGCGCTTGATAATGACCGCGCTCGCCGATAATCCGGATTTCAAAGCCACCGCAGCGCGGCTGCGGCAGTCGCAGGCGATGGTCAATGCCCAGGCGGCCGAACTGTACCCGACCATTGACGCCAATGTCAGCTTCTCGGCGCAACGCTTCTCCGCGAACAGCGTGCAAGCCAAACTGGCCGGTGAAAATTTTCGGCAAATGCTGATCAATCCCCTGATCTTGCGGTATCACCTGGACTTTTGGGGGCGCGACGCGGCGGCCTTGCAAGGCGCGGTCGGCCGCTCGCTGGCGGTTGCGGCGGAATTGGCCGATGCGCGGTTATTGTTGGCATCCGCCG encodes the following:
- a CDS encoding LysR family transcriptional regulator, producing the protein MDFNIDKCNIKTMDIDQIRTFLSVAANGSFLEAANRLYVTQSTVSTRIQRLEAYLGVTLFVRNRSGATLTLPGRRFLRHAKSLLLTLEQARHDIGLPSRFRGSISIGARIALCETLLPEWIGAIRQAMPDISIRSDIGFEEDLMRSLVEGALDIGLMYTPQHSPGLQIEHLFDETLVLLTTDPKQPWPNDDYIYVDWAPGFYAQHSNSYPNLERPAQVVNIGWMAVQLILAQGRGSSFLPVRLAEPLLQAGKLFPVADSPQFKLPAYMVSQRDNDAPVLQQVLAQIRTLAALERQKVYALPDQSKVADAT
- a CDS encoding DHA2 family efflux MFS transporter permease subunit, encoding MSVVYQKRLRGWRFTLFNLCLGFGHALVILNAGAYIAMLPRVAGGLGVPPSFATWTQTDYMIALALAFPVGGWLARRFGEYRPFVAAFMAFTVASFICAYCTGFYSYLAGRIVLGFAGGLTLPLGQALLLKEYPDKRKSLGIGVWSIFTLTPFTFGPPLGGWIADNLGWRWLFWLNIPAALAIAGIVGALLYRRGHRRSWQRFDSVGFLLLVMLVFALQTLLNQGNDWDWTHSAYINGLIALIGATLIYWVVWELNVRRPFLDIRLFAQRNFAIGVFILFTGFLCFQGLLSLLIVQLQLAFGYSSWEAGLVFLPMAILAKPMASVFHEIVKRCDARLLASANLLGFAATYFWLSRFDDPDAFAQLFWPKLLEGACLGSFFVPMTALLLHGLPAERQWRALELANLLRIAAGAIGIAVQGIVLYRRVPQHLTRFAENHGAFELADHPALAALNSLGFAETAALAKYAKLAGRDAVLHGMNDAFWLAGCLFVGMAALVWFAHPTRTPVKVSVEQALRRETQELLAEEA